A part of Saccharomyces cerevisiae S288C chromosome XIV, complete sequence genomic DNA contains:
- the SIP3 gene encoding Sip3p (Putative sterol transfer protein; has a probable role in retrograde transport of sterols from the plasma membrane to the ER; co-localizes to puncta in the cortical ER with Ysp2p; contains GRAM, StART-like (VASt) and two PH-like domains; one of 6 StART-like domain-containing proteins in yeast that may be involved in sterol transfer between intracellular membranes; conserved across eukaryotes; previously identified as a transcription cofactor that interacts with DNA-bound Snf1p), which translates to MSVHGRDPKKRQLRLISVAFKEASIDSPSFRASVNFFQTRVDALEDWIEKTVDFFDQKYKVSFEDFRRAKETLLSQLLPPPALLSNGFVSNQSFTPRLIDSFNKDYYDFSMKLLQIVKGDDSSHSTALLELMTTAIEPYRNVRKNFDFYQGKYDSMLASYQAIRISKTSLEPSSIKSDALQLFEVQKNYLKASLDLISAISAVKLSLDKFILESMKVLKSRSIFITKDSGRKIDLSPCINEYLDNYAIWVENSIEGSKVLDSDISNAKKQAYRYTLKRITPSSDTSDYNIRSIHSSKLLSKDTQVPPKSPEKSGWLYMKTQVGKPTREIWVRRWCFLKNAVFGMFLLSPSKTYVEETDKFGVFLTNVRYDPEEDRKFCFEVKIFGNKVTEAHDNMSKDITLVFQTSNYLDLKSWLIAFEATKKYVMSIQHDSLEYELAFKRFSPKFFEFASSTTTSIDQLITTFDKETESLYETLNCSISEYDILTLGEEKVFQFQMPTTPISTKMTQLAILSNFLTKGSWFPNAVLANIWGTTDWSEYTILPGKGKKPSSLLTIDGKRLPIRNSTIYPQYYSNELKVLDLQFKSLVFSPDQRLEKLPEELLLFKFEALWCPNKKQKFSATCFCTKDYIYCYMNSMEFICLTKISLSEIVSVEADRSSKKTLKLYDASGLQMKAIVLFSDYKLIASKLQYLLENKAIKNPNSNEEILVKFEQMEKESQEKKQEELYKIEQENSFDRKATSVSKIIKSRVTFWEMSDDASTLLNRLKKLQTEYSITYNHEYEISSKGLAHILFGDKSNAFPKCLFLARKDGEEHGKRFWYKNKDINGKSQLVRKIPFRLDMTGNFLNTGKYHRDKESKMIFATQRIVKIVDNKYYEVDLDPFFVKVPFCHLLKLSIKFVITESYDVDNHLEIKLNMTASSSSLHVLYKLEYIDSRTGKTIEKLSLAEIICQTWALKFAHSEFLLIRRVLRYYLEKIGKHGKVIKAIKLCGILGVLSNKSEEPATEKNGNSKESESMQYDIRYSCTILFLVFIKLMVYRVTNLTFVFFRILIGILLLCAEKFSRINRMMVVGLLASIMINILLSEKASVPYWSIKRAEKLFHDRLGSDKFTMQRAIYISDSDLLSSQLSVPSNNPIFEKFSEDNFNKDYQYSETRKQLAMRRNELLIELRILQDMEKQLVHDDYEKFLLEEVNKCSMVSIEMTDLWFNDTQLQNYCSICNEELEKLRPPIT; encoded by the coding sequence ATGTCCGTTCACGGGAGGGATCCCAAAAAGAGGCAGTTAAGGCTAATATCGGTTGCATTCAAAGAAGCATCAATTGACTCTCCTTCCTTTCGTGCATCCGTaaatttcttccaaacAAGGGTGGATGCATTAGAGGATTGGATAGAGAAGACTGTCGACTTTTTCGATCAGAAATATAAGGTGtcatttgaagattttCGAAGAGCAAAGGAAACTCTCCTATCCCAATTGTTACCTCCTCCAGCCTTGCTGAGCAACGGTTTTGTCAGTAACCAATCGTTTACTCCCAGGCTGATTGATAGTTTTAACAAGGACTATTATGACTTTTCTATGAAATTACTGCAAATTGTAAAGGGTGATGACTCTAGCCACTCAACCGCGCTATTAGAACTTATGACTACTGCAATTGAACCCTACAGAAACgtgagaaaaaatttcgaTTTTTACCAAGGTAAATATGACAGTATGCTGGCATCCTACCAGGCTAtaagaatttcaaaaaccAGTTTAGAGCCATCTTCTATCAAAAGTGATGCCTTACAATTATTTGAAGTGCAAAAAAACTACCTTAAGGCCTCCCTAGACCTCATAAGTGCCATATCAGCAGTAAAATTAAGCTTAGATAAATTCATACTAGAGTCAATGAAAGTATTAAAGTCAAGAAGCATTTTTATAACGAAAGATTCTGGAAGGAAAATAGATTTATCTCCTTGCATTAATGAGTATTTAGACAATTACGCAATATGGGTAGAAAATTCCATCGAAGGATCGAAAGTATTGGATTCTGATATCAGTAATGCAAAAAAGCAAGCATATAGGTATACCTTGAAACGAATTACGCCGTCAAGTGACACAAGTGATTACAATATAAGATCAATACATTCCTCGAAGCTGCTATCAAAGGATACGCAAGTGCCTCCAAAATCGCCCGAAAAGTCTGGGTGGCTTTATATGAAAACACAGGTTGGAAAGCCTACCAGGGAAATATGGGTGAGAAGATGGTGCTTTCTGAAAAATGCAGTTTTTGGTATGTTCCTTTTGTCGCCATCGAAGACCTACGTGGAGGAAACTGATAAGTTTGGTGTCTTCCTTACTAATGTGCGCTATGACCCAGAGGAAGAtcgaaaattttgttttgaagtaaaaatatttggtaATAAAGTAACAGAGGCACATGATAACATGTCAAAGGATATCACGTTGGTCTTTCAAACTTCAAATTATCTAGATTTGAAATCATGGTTAATAGCTTTTGAAGCGACAAAAAAGTATGTCATGAGTATACAACATGATAGTCTTGAATATGAGCTGGCgtttaaaagattttctcccaagttttttgaatttgccTCTAGTACAACCACCTCCATAGATCAATTAATCACAACATTTGACAAAGAAACCGAGTCCTTGTATGAAACGCTGAACTGCTCAATCTCTGAATATGATATTTTGACTTTAGGAGAGGAGAAGGTGTTTCAGTTCCAAATGCCAACAACACCAATATCTACAAAAATGACACAACTGGCTATTCTGTCTAATTTCCTCACAAAAGGTAGCTGGTTCCCTAATGCTGTTCTTGCGAATATATGGGGCACGACCGATTGGAGTGAATATACTATATTGCCAGGAAAGGGAAAGAAACCCTCCTCTTTATTAACGATCGATGGCAAAAGGCTTCCAATAAGAAACTCCACTATATATCCTCAATATTATTCTAATGAGTTGAAAGTGCTTGATCTACAGTTCAAGTCATTAGTATTTTCTCCGGACCAAAGGTTGGAGAAGCTACCGGAAGAgcttttacttttcaagTTTGAAGCATTGTGGTGTCCTAACAAAAAGCAGAAGTTCTCAGCTACCTGCTTTTGCACAAAAGACTACATTTATTGCTACATGAATTCTATGGAATTTATCTGTCTTACAAAGATCAGCTTGTCTGAAATCGTTTCTGTAGAAGCCGACAGATCATCAAAGAAGACCTTAAAACTTTACGATGCCAGCGGTCTACAAATGAAAGCAATCGTTTTATTTTCTGACTATAAGCTTATTGCATCTAAGTTGCAATATCTGTTAGAAAACAAGGCTATAAAAAACCCAAATAGTAACGAAGAGATTTTAGTAAAGTTTGAACAGatggaaaaagaatctcaagaaaaaaaacaagaagaattataTAAGAtagaacaagaaaactCCTTTGATCGTAAGGCCACCAGCGTATccaaaatcatcaaatcaCGTGTGACATTTTGGGAGATGTCCGATGATGCATCTACTTTATTAAACAGACTCAAAAAACTTCAGACAGAGTACTCGATTACTTACAATCATGAATATGAAATATCTAGTAAAGGACTAGCCCACATACTATTTGGAGATAAATCGAATGCTTTTCCAAAATGCCTGTTTTTAGCAAGAAAAGATGGGGAAGAACACGGGAAACGTTTTTGGTATAAAAACAAAGACATCAACGGGAAATCACAATTAGTTCGAAAGATACCATTTCGATTGGATATGACCggtaattttttaaatactGGTAAATATCATAGAGATAAGGAATCTAAAATGATTTTTGCTACACAGAGGATAGtcaaaattgttgataacaaatattatgaaGTCGATTTAGATCCTTTTTTCGTTAAAGTGCCATTTTGTCATTTATTGAAGCTTTCAATTAAATTTGTCATAACTGAGTCATATGATGTAGATAACCATCTTGAAATAAAGTTGAATATGACGGCGAGCAGTTCATCGCTTCATGTCCTATACAAACTAGAATATATTGATAGTAGAACTGGCAAAACAATAGAAAAGCTATCTTTGGCTGAAATAATATGCCAAACATGGGCCTTGAAATTTGCTCATAGTGAATTCCTACTGATAAGAAGGGTGTTACGGTACTACTTGGAAAAGATTGGCAAACACGGAAAAGTTATCAAAGCTATCAAACTATGTGGTATATTAGGTGTTCTCAGCAACAAAAGTGAAGAACCTGctactgaaaaaaatggcaacTCCAAAGAGAGTGAAAGTATGCAATATGACATCAGGTATTCTTGTACTATCCTTTTCCTAGTGTTTATCAAACTAATGGTTTACAGAGTAACGAATTTGACGTTTGTATTCTTCAGAATACTTATCGGTATTCTATTATTATGTGCTGAAAAGTTCTCACGGATTAATCGAATGATGGTGGTCGGATTATTAGCATCTATTATGATAAACATACTTTTATCAGAAAAAGCATCAGTGCCCTACTGGTCAATAAAGAGAGCTGAAAAACTGTTCCACGACCGTCTTGGATCAGATAAGTTCACAATGCAAAGAGCCATTTACATAAGTGATTCGGACTTGCTAAGTAGTCAACTGTCAGTGCCGTCAAATAACCCCATTTTTGAGAAGTTCAGCGAGGACAATTTCAATAAGGACTATCAGTATAGCGAAACGAGAAAACAGTTGGCTATGAGGAGAAATGAATTGCTAATTGAACTTAGAATACTCCAAGACATGGAGAAACAATTAGTGCATGACGACTACGAAAAATTCTTGCTGGAAGAAGTAAATAAATGCTCGATGGTGTCTATAGAGATGACTGATCTTTGGTTTAATGACACTCAATTGCAAAATTACTGTTCTATTTGTAACGAAGAACTCGAGAAGTTAAGACCACCAATAACTTGA
- the FOL1 gene encoding trifunctional dihydropteroate synthetase/dihydrohydroxymethylpterin pyrophosphokinase/dihydroneopterin aldolase FOL1 (Multifunctional enzyme of the folic acid biosynthesis pathway; has dihydropteroate synthetase, dihydro-6-hydroxymethylpterin pyrophosphokinase, and dihydroneopterin aldolase activities) — MSKLFSTVNSARHSVPLGGMRDYVHIKKLEMNTVLGPDSWNQLMPQKCLLSLDMGTDFSKSAATDDLKYSLNYAVISRDLTNFVSKKKNWGSVSNLAKSVSQFVMDKYSGVECLNLEVQADTTHIRSDHISCIIQQERGNPESQEFDVVRISELKMLTLIGVFTFERLKKQYVTLDIKLPWPKKAELPPPVQSIIDNVVKFVEESNFKTVEALVESVSAVIAHNEYFQKFPDSPLVVKVLKLNAITATEGVGVSCIREPREIAMVNIPYLSSIHESSDIKFQLSSSQNTPIEGKNTWKRAFLAFGSNIGDRFKHIQMALQLLSREKTVKLRNISSIFESEPMYFKDQTPFMNGCVEVETLLTPSELLKLCKKIEYEELQRVKHFDNGPRTIDLDIVMFLNSAGEDIIVNEPDLNIPHPRMLERTFVLEPLCELISPVHLHPVTAEPIVDHLKQLYDKQHDEDTLWKLVPLPYRSGVEPRFLKFKTATKLDEFTGETNRITVSPTYIMAIFNATPDSFSDGGEHFADIESQLNDIIKLCKDALYLHESVIIDVGGCSTRPNSIQASEEEEIRRSIPLIKAIRESTELPQDKVILSIDTYRSNVAKEAIKVGVDIINDISGGLFDSNMFAVIAENPEICYILSHTRGDISTMNRLAHYENFALGDSIQQEFVHNTDIQQLDDLKDKTVLIRNVGQEIGERYIKAIDNGVKRWQILIDPGLGFAKTWKQNLQIIRHIPILKNYSFTMNSNNSQVYVNLRNMPVLLGPSRKKFIGHITKDVDAKQRDFATGAVVASCIGFGSDMVRVHDVKNCSKSIKLADAIYKGLE, encoded by the coding sequence ATGTCAAAGCTATTTTCTACTGTCAATTCTGCAAGACATAGTGTACCACTAGGCGGCATGAGAGATTATGTGCACATTAAGAAACTAGAGATGAATACAGTTCTTGGGCCTGATTCCTGGAATCAATTAATGCCTCAGAAATGTCTACTAAGCTTAGATATGGGTACAGATTTTAGTAAATCTGCGGCTACGGatgatttgaaatattCTCTAAATTATGCAGTTATTTCTCGTGATTTGACGAATTTCGtcagcaaaaaaaagaattgggGTTCTGTTTCTAATTTGGCTAAATCTGTGTCTCAATTTGTTATGGACAAATATTCTGGTGTCGAGTGTCTGAATTTAGAAGTGCAGGCGGATACAACGCATATTAGAAGTGACCACATATCTTGTATTATTCAACAAGAAAGAGGGAATCCAGAATCACAGGAATTTGACGTTGTTAGGATATCTGAGTTAAAAATGTTGACTTTGATTGGTGTTTTCACCTTTGAGAGACTTAAGAAACAGTATGTAACTTTGGATATAAAGTTGCCTTGGCCAAAGAAAGCCGAATTGCCACCGCCAGTGCAAAGCATAATTGATAACGTTGTCAAGTTTGTGGAGGAATCAAATTTCAAGACTGTGGAAGCTCTTGTAGAATCTGTGTCAGCTGTTATTGCCCATAACGagtattttcaaaagtttccAGATTCGCCTTTGGTGGTGAAggttttgaaattaaacGCAATCACAGCCACAGAAGGTGTTGGTGTAAGCTGTATTAGAGAGCCCAGGGAGATTGCGATGGTAAATATTCCATATCTTTCCTCCATACATGAATCGTCTGATATTAAGTTCCAATTGTCTTCATCACAAAACACTCCTATTGAGGGTAAAAATACATGGAAAAGAGCGTTTTTAGCGTTTGGTTCAAACATTGGGGACCGTTTCAAACACATTCAAATGGCGTTGCAATTATTATCAAGGGAAAAAACGGTTAAATTACGGAATATTTCGtctatttttgaaagtgaACCAATGTATTTCAAAGATCAAACCCCTTTCATGAATGGGTGTGTTGAGGTGGAGACATTACTGACCCCAAGCGAATTATTAAAATTgtgtaaaaaaattgaatatgAAGAGTTGCAAAGAGTCAAGCATTTTGATAATGGTCCGAGAACAATAGATCTGGATATTGTTATGTTTTTGAATAGCGCCGGAGAAGATATTATAGTAAATGAACCGGATTTGAATATACCGCATCCTAGAATGCTGGAGAGGACTTTCGTTCTTGAGCCGTTATGTGAATTAATATCCCCCGTTCACCTTCATCCTGTGACAGCGGAACCCATTGTAGACCATTTAAAACAGTTATACGACAAACAGCATGATGAAGATACCTTATGGAAATTAGTTCCATTGCCTTATCGTAGTGGTGTGGAGCCtagatttttgaaattcaagaCCGCTACAAAACTTGACGAATTTACTGGAGAAACAAACAGAATTACTGTTTCACCTACATATATCATGGCTATCTTCAACGCTACACCAGATTCATTTTCCGATGGAGGTGAGCATTTTGCGGACATTGAAAGTCAATTGAATGATATCATTAAATTGTGTAAAGACGCATTATATTTGCATGAGAGCGTCATCATCGACGTTGGAGGGTGTTCTACCAGGCCTAACTCTATTCAGGCGtctgaggaagaagaaatacgCAGGTCTATCCCATTAATTAAGGCCATTAGAGAAAGCACTGAGTTACCGCAAGATAAAGTCATACTATCCATTGATACTTATCGTTCCAATGTCGCTAAAGAAGCGATTAAAGTTGGAGTGGATATTATTAATGATATTTCGGGAGGTTTATTTGACAGCAACATGTTTGCCGTAATTGCAGAGAACCCAGAAATTTGTTATATTTTATCACACACACGTGGTGATATTTCAACGATGAATAGGCTGGCGCATTACGAAAATTTTGCATTGGGTGATTCTATTCAGCAAGAATTTGTTCATAATACCGACATTCAGCAGCTAGACGACTTGAAAGACAAAACAGTGTTAATCAGGAATGTTGGTCAAGAAATTGGCGAAAGGTATATCAAAGCGATTGATAATGGAGTAAAGCGCTGGCAAATTCTAATCGACCCTGGACTTGGTTTTGCTAAGACCTGGAAGCAAAACTTACAAATTATTAGACATATCCCCATTTTAAAGAACTACTCATTCACCATGAACTCAAACAATTCGCAAGTGTATGTTAACCTCAGAAATATGCCCGTTTTATTGGGTCCATCGCgcaaaaaattcattggaCATATCACAAAAGATGTGGATGCGAAGCAAAGAGACTTTGCTACTGGAGCGGTGGTAGCGTCGTGTATTGGTTTCGGCAGCGACATGGTTAGGGTCCATGACGTTAAAAATTGTTCGAAGAGCATTAAATTAGCAGATGCTATTTATAAAGGTTTGGAATAA
- the GIS2 gene encoding mRNA-binding translational activator GIS2 (Translational activator for mRNAs with internal ribosome entry sites; associates with polysomes and binds to a specific subset of mRNAs; localizes to RNA processing bodies (P bodies) and to stress granules; may have a role in translation regulation under stress conditions; ortholog of human ZNF9/CNBP, a gene involved in myotonic dystrophy type 2): protein MSQKACYVCGKIGHLAEDCDSERLCYNCNKPGHVQTDCTMPRTVEFKQCYNCGETGHVRSECTVQRCFNCNQTGHISRECPEPKKTSRFSKVSCYKCGGPNHMAKDCMKEDGISGLKCYTCGQAGHMSRDCQNDRLCYNCNETGHISKDCPKA, encoded by the coding sequence ATGTCTCAAAAAGCTTGTTACGTTTGCGGTAAGATTGGCCATTTGGCAGAAGACTGTGATTCTGAAAGACTATGTTACAACTGTAACAAACCCGGTCACGTTCAAACGGATTGTACCATGCCAAGAACAGTTGAATTCAAGCAATGTTACAATTGTGGTGAAACCGGTCACGTTAGAAGTGAATGTACTGTGCAACGTTGTTTCAACTGTAACCAAACCGGCCACATCTCCAGAGAATGCCCTGAACCAAAGAAGACCAGCAGATTCTCCAAAGTTTCATGTTATAAATGTGGTGGTCCAAACCATATGGCTAAGGACTGTATGAAAGAGGACGGAATTAGTGGATTGAAATGTTACACTTGTGGTCAAGCTGGCCACATGTCCAGGGACTGTCAAAATGACAGGCTTTGTTACAACTGTAACGAAACTGGCCATATTTCCAAGGATTGTCCAAAGGCTTAG
- the RTC4 gene encoding Rtc4p (hypothetical protein; null mutation suppresses cdc13-1 temperature sensitivity; (GFP)-fusion protein localizes to both the cytoplasm and the nucleus), translating into MVGPGLGINRVRRKGVYSTKKGSGDNLLLMKRQGKHDIHDRESDDLSGHDAFSPSKKRGKIDSITEDEIEVKKLSTVATFDKLSRSFPNSEVQAAKNAALRGKEKEEEKVVSIPLIQNLKNEDIESIKCRNNNLLDGKKLLLEAELSAVEDNQIFSSSFPEDKKLSLQSCLSSKEQIIKKLQVREEYMSKFKLPPMLFSDELLTEVEPFMPIVMDILEGKISSVYYFEAKNAFKNSQKAYLSVDEFRKLNLNKFTAGFYGLKRQLRVGEEIAKRYKRALTHNQPATLKWWGITDFCNYVLAPETLTSFCIYQLNLSNKSCSSKTPNKHPKQQLNEKEYYYDPELRMLAYDLLEDTVEYGIIVADSDPIEQWEAAIEEDRLRELKLDVHNYSSRRWRLDTHD; encoded by the coding sequence ATGGTTGGGCCTGGTCTGGGAATTAATCGAGTGAGGAGAAAAGGTGTTTATTCCACAAAAAAGGGAAGTGGTGATAACTTACTGTTAATGAAAAGACAAGGAAAACATGACATACATGATAGAGAAAGTGACGACTTATCAGGCCATGATGCCTTTTCCCCCTCAAAAAAGCGCGGCAAAATAGACAGTATCACAGAAGATGAGATTGAAGTAAAAAAGCTTTCCACTGTGGCCACATTTGATAAACTTTCGAGGTCATTTCCAAATTCAGAAGTACAAGCCGCAAAGAATGCAGCACtcagaggaaaagaaaaagaagaagagaaggTCGTTTCTATCCCACTAATacagaatttgaaaaatgaagatatcGAGTCTATCAAATGCAGGAACAATAATCTTTTAGACGGTAAAAAATTACTCTTGGAGGCAGAACTATCGGCAGTTGAAGATAACCAAATCTTCTCCTCTTCATTTCCCGAGGATAAAAAGCTATCGTTACAAAGTTGTTTGAGTTCTAAAGAGCAGATAATCAAAAAACTTCAAGTAAGGGAAGAATACATGAGCAAGTTCAAACTACCACCCATGTTGTTTTCGGATGAGCTACTCACTGAAGTAGAACCCTTCATGCCCATTGTAATGGACATATTGGAGGGAAAGATATCGTCTGTATACTATTTTGAAGCAAAAAATGCATTCAAAAACTCACAAAAGGCTTACTTGTCCGTAGATGAGTTTAGAAAGTTGAATTTAAACAAATTTACTGCTGGATTTTACGGCCTGAAAAGGCAATTGAGGGTTGGCGAAGAAATCGCTAAGAGATATAAAAGGGCACTCACGCACAATCAGCCCGCAACCTTAAAATGGTGGGGGATAACAGATTTCTGTAACTACGTTTTGGCTCCAGAAACCCTTACGTCTTTTTGTATTTACCAATTAAATCTCTCGAATAAATCTTGCTCGTCGAAGACACCGAATAAACATCCAAAGCAACAATTAAACGAGAAGGAATATTACTACGATCCCGAATTAAGGATGCTAGCCTATGACTTACTCGAGGATACAGTTGAATACGGTATCATAGTAGCCGACTCTGATCCAATTGAGCAATGGGAAGCTGCCATAGAGGAAGACCGTCTGCGGGAACTGAAACTCGATGTTCATAACTATTCCAGCAGGAGATGGCGACTGGATACGCACGATTAA
- the TEX1 gene encoding Tex1p (Protein involved in mRNA export; component of the transcription export (TREX) complex): MSTIGAVDILNQKTITSEVAASVTSKYLQSTFSKGNTSHIEDKRFIHVSSRSHSRFTSTPITPNEILSLKFHVSGSSMAYSRMDGSLTVWFIKDASFDKSVEVYIPDCCGSDKLATDLSWNPTSLNQIAVVSNSSEISLLLINEKSLTASKLRTLSLGSKTKVNTCLYDPLGNWLLAATKSEKIYLFDVKKDHSSVCSLNISDISQEDNDVVYSLAWSNGGSHIFIGFKSGYLAILKAKHGILEVCTKIKAHTGPITEIKMDPWGRNFITGSIDGNCYVWNMKSLCCELIINDLNSAVTTLDVCHLGKILGICTEDEMVYFYDLNSGNLLHSKSLANYKTDPVLKFYPDKSWYIMSGKNDTLSNHFVKNEKNLITYWKDMFDNTMIEKRRKNNGGGNNHNKRTSKNTDRIGKDRPSRFNSKK; encoded by the coding sequence ATGTCGACAATTGGAGCTGTTGATATTCTTAATCAAAAGACCATAACTTCTGAAGTGGCTGCCTCAGTGACTTCAAAATATCTACAAAGTACGTTTTCTAAAGGTAATACAAGTCATATCGAAGATAAAAGGTTCATTCATGTCAGTTCGCGTTCTCATTCAAGATTCACCTCGACTCCCATAACTCCAAATGAAATTCTTTCCCTAAAATTTCACGTATCAGGTTCATCGATGGCGTATAGTAGAATGGATGGGTCATTGACCGTTTGGTTTATTAAAGATGCAAGTTTTGACAAATCTGTAGAAGTTTATATTCCAGACTGTTGTGGTTCCGATAAATTGGCTACTGATTTGTCCTGGAACCCTACTTCTTTAAATCAAATAGCTGTCGTGAGCAATTCATCAGAGATATCCTTACTCTTAATCAACGAAAAATCGCTAACGGCATCCAAATTAAGGACCTTGTCATTGGGAAGCAAGACTAAGGTCAACACATGTCTTTATGATCCATTAGGAAACTGGTTATTAGCTGCCACCAAATCTGAGAAAATCTACTTGTTTGATGTGAAAAAGGATCACAGCTCTGTCTGTTCTTTGAACATCAGCGATATAAGCCAAGAGGATAATGACGTTGTGTATTCCTTAGCATGGAGCAATGGTGGAAGTCATATATTTATTGGCTTTAAGAGTGGTTATTTGGCCATTTTAAAAGCAAAACATGGCATATTGGAGGTTTGTACCAAAATTAAAGCACATACTGGTCCTATAACCGAGATCAAAATGGACCCATGGGGAAGAAACTTCATTACTGGGAGTATCGATGGGAATTGCTACGTATGGAATATGAAGTCACTATGTTGTGAATTAATAATTAACGATTTGAACTCTGCGGTAACAACACTAGACGTCTGTCATTTGGGTAAAATACTAGGAATTTGtacagaagatgaaatggTATATTTCTATGATCTTAATAGTGGTAATTTACTCCACTCTAAATCTTTAGCCAATTACAAAACCGATCCCGTTTTGAAGTTTTATCCTGATAAATCATGGTATATCATGTCAGGCAAGAATGACACactatcaaatcattttgttaaaaacgaaaaaaatctaataACTTATTGGAAAGACATGTTCGATAACACGATGATTGAAAAACGTAGGAAAAACAACGGTGGAGGCAACAACCACAATAAAAGGACGAGTAAGAATACTGATAGGATTGGCAAGGATAGGCCGAGTAGATTCaactcaaaaaaataa
- the MRPL17 gene encoding mitochondrial 54S ribosomal protein mL46 MRPL17 (Mitochondrial ribosomal protein of the large subunit) gives MKVNLMLKRGLATATATASSAPPKIKVGVLLSRIPIIKSELNELEKKYYEYQSELEKRLMWTFPAYFYFKKGTVAEHKFLSLQKGPISKKNGIWFPRGIPDIKHGRERSTKQEVKLSDDSTVAFSNNQKEQSKDDVNRPVIPNDRITEADRSNDMKSLERQLSRTLYLLVKDKSGTWKFPNFDLSDESKPLHVHAENELKLLSGDQIYTWSVSATPIGVLQDERNRTAEFIVKSHILAGKFDLVASKNDAFEDFAWLTKGEISEYVPKDYFNKTEFLLADN, from the coding sequence ATGAAGGTAAATTTAATGTTGAAAAGAGGGCTTGCTACTGCAACTGCAACTGCCAGTTCCGCTCCCCCCAAGATTAAAGTCGGAGTACTACTGTCAAGAATCCCTATAATTAAATCAGAATTAAATGAActagagaaaaaatactatGAGTACCAATCAGAACTAGAAAAGAGACTAATGTGGACGTTTCCGgcatatttttatttcaaaaagggTACTGTAGCAGAACACAAATTTCTATCCCTGCAGAAAGGACCTAtctccaaaaaaaatggcattTGGTTTCCTAGAGGCATACCGGACATTAAACATGGCAGAGAAAGAAGTACTAAGCAAGAAGTTAAACTTTCTGATGACAGTACAGTAGCATTTAGCAACAATCAAAAAGAGCAAAGCAAAGACGATGTTAATAGGCCCGTGATTCCCAACGACAGGATAACGGAAGCAGATAGGTCAAATGATATGAAGAGCCTTGAAAGACAATTGAGCAGGACCTTATATCTTTTGGTTAAGGATAAAAGCGGTACTTGGAAATTCCCTAACTTCGATCTTTCTGATGAATCTAAGCCGTTACACGTACACGCAGAGAACgaattgaaattgttgaGCGGTGATCAGATATACACTTGGTCTGTTTCTGCTACGCCCATAGGTGTTTTGCAGGACGAGAGAAATAGGACTGCTGAGTTTATTGTGAAGTCACACATTTTGGCtggaaaatttgatttGGTGGCGTCGAAAAATGATGCATTCGAGGATTTTGCTTGGCTGACAAAAGGTGAGATCAGTGAATATGTACCAAAAGATTACTTTAACAAAACagaatttcttttagcGGATAATTGA